The Xiphophorus hellerii strain 12219 chromosome 5, Xiphophorus_hellerii-4.1, whole genome shotgun sequence genome window below encodes:
- the taf5l gene encoding TAF5-like RNA polymerase II p300/CBP-associated factor-associated factor 65 kDa subunit 5L isoform X2, whose product MKRVRAEHIQYTVAQYLKRRQYVDTDGSLKGAKLFQSTEELAAGLTVQTESGCANIVSAAPCQPDPQQYEVQFSRLRCFLSETEISYAQEVSCLLYPLFVYLHLDMVHCGLKGAVDSFYVRFHDAFLHDGEQRSVVEQLRHVVTAQDVAANPKLRSFLEHKYVVHLTEPAHSYLLRYLQSDDNSAICRTLSTHLQVEVTASRRTEYQLYGAAAGSMAGAEGGAEALEVPAGIPQNEVALLALQDCIKKVREGPPSLTTICFYAFHHTEQMLNAAEVSPDSRLLAAGFDNSAVKLWSLRARKLKAKPHQADVSYIHLACDVQEEEVDEEDGCGSEVKMLRGHSGPVYRTAFLTDSSGLLSCSEDSTIRYWDLGSFTNTVLYQGHGYPVWDLDVSPCSLYFASGSHDRTARLWTFSRSYPLRLYVGHLSDVDCVKFHPNSNYLATGSTDKTVRLWSTQQGQSVRLFTGHRGAVLALAFSPNGKYLASAGEDQRVKLWDLAAGTLFKELRGHADSITSLSFSPDSSLVASSSIDNSVRVWDIRSAHGGAPAADGSSGELVGQYVGNTSNVLNVQFMACNLLLVTGTALEKTEP is encoded by the exons ATGAAACGGGTCCGGGCCGAGCATATCCAGTACACTGTGGCTCAGTACCTGAAGAGGAGACAATATGTGGATACTGACGGCTCCCTGAAAGGAGCCAAACTCTTCCAGTCCACAGAAGAGCTGGCTGCTGGTCTGACTG TGCAGACAGAGTCGGGCTGTGCCAACATCGTCTCTGCTGCTCCTTGCCAGCCCGACCCGCAGCAGTATGAGGTCCAGTTCTCCAGGCTCCGCTGCTTTCTCTCAG AAACAGAAATCTCTTATGCCCAGGAGGTCAGCTGCCTCCTCTACCCGCTCTTCGTTTATCTCCACCTTGACATGGTGCACTGCGGCCTGAAGGGGGCAGTAGACAGCTTCTACGTCCGTTTTCACGACGCCTTTCTTCACGACGGGGAGCAGCGGTCGGTGGTGGAGCAGCTCCGCCACGTCGTCACGGCGCAGGACGTCGCCGCCAATCCCAAGCTGAGGTCTTTCCTGGAGCATAAGTACGTGGTTCACCTGACGGAGCCGGCTCACAGCTACCTGCTGCGCTACCTTCAGAGCGACGACAACAGCGCCATCTGCAGGACACTCAGCACACACCTGCAGGTGGAGGTCACTGCTTCCAGGCGAACTGAGTACCAGCTGTACGGAGCCGCCGCTGGCTCCATGGCG GGAGCTGAGGGCGGCGCCGAGGCGTTGGAGGTTCCTGCCGGGATCCCGCAGAACGAGGTGGCGCTTCTGGCGCTGCAGGACTGCATCAAGAAAGTCCGCGAAGGCCCTCCGTCGCTCACCACCATCTGCTTCTACGCCTTCCACCACACGGAGCAGATGCTGAACGCGGCGGAGGTTTCGCCGGACAGCCGGCTGCTGGCGGCCGGGTTCGACAACTCCGCCGTGAAGCTGTGGAGCCTCCGGGCCAGGAAGCTGAAGGCCAAACCACACCAGGCCGACGTGTCGTACATCCACCTGGCGTGCGACGTGCAAGAGGAGGAG GTGGACGAGGAGGACGGCTGCGGCAGCGAGGTGAAGATGCTGCGCGGCCACAGCGGTCCCGTCTATCGCACCGCCTTCCTGACCGACAGCTCCGGCCTGCTGTCCTGCTCTGAGGACTCAACCATCCGCTACTGGGACCTGGGCAGCTTCACCAACACGGTGCTGTACCAGGGCCACGGGTACCCGGTGTGGGACCTGGACGTCAGCCCCTGCAGCCTCTATTTCGCCAGCGGCTCCCACGACCGCACCGCCCGCCTCTGGACCTTCTCGCGCTCCTACCCGCTGCGGCTCTACGTCGGCCACCTGTCCGACGTCGACTGCGTCAAGTTCCACCCCAACTCCAACTACCTGGCCACCGGCTCCACGGACAAAACGGTGCGGCTGTGGAGCACCCAGCAGGGCCAGTCTGTGCGGCTCTTCACGGGCCACCGCGGCGCCGTGCTGGCGCTCGCCTTCTCGCCAAACGGGAAGTACCTGGCGTCGGCTGGCGAGGACCAGCGGGTGAAGCTGTGGGACCTGGCGGCGGGGACTCTGTTCAAAGAGCTGCGCGGCCACGCGGACAGCATCACCAGCCTGTCCTTCAGCCCGGACAGCAGCCTGGTGGCGTCCTCCTCCATAGACAACTCCGTCCGCGTCTGGGACATCCGCAGCGCACACGGCGGGGCGCCGGCTGCCGACGGCTCGTCCGGCGAGCTGGTGGGTCAGTACGTAGGAAACACCAGCAACGTCCTGAACGTCCAGTTCATGGCCTGCAACCTGCTGCTGGTCACAGGAACGGCGCTGGAGAAAACCGAGCCGTAG
- the taf5l gene encoding TAF5-like RNA polymerase II p300/CBP-associated factor-associated factor 65 kDa subunit 5L isoform X1 encodes MKRVRAEHIQYTVAQYLKRRQYVDTDGSLKGAKLFQSTEELAAGLTVQTESGCANIVSAAPCQPDPQQYEVQFSRLRCFLSETEISYAQEVSCLLYPLFVYLHLDMVHCGLKGAVDSFYVRFHDAFLHDGEQRSVVEQLRHVVTAQDVAANPKLRSFLEHKYVVHLTEPAHSYLLRYLQSDDNSAICRTLSTHLQVEVTASRRTEYQLYGAAAGSMAAANAGSWAGVGGAEGGAEALEVPAGIPQNEVALLALQDCIKKVREGPPSLTTICFYAFHHTEQMLNAAEVSPDSRLLAAGFDNSAVKLWSLRARKLKAKPHQADVSYIHLACDVQEEEVDEEDGCGSEVKMLRGHSGPVYRTAFLTDSSGLLSCSEDSTIRYWDLGSFTNTVLYQGHGYPVWDLDVSPCSLYFASGSHDRTARLWTFSRSYPLRLYVGHLSDVDCVKFHPNSNYLATGSTDKTVRLWSTQQGQSVRLFTGHRGAVLALAFSPNGKYLASAGEDQRVKLWDLAAGTLFKELRGHADSITSLSFSPDSSLVASSSIDNSVRVWDIRSAHGGAPAADGSSGELVGQYVGNTSNVLNVQFMACNLLLVTGTALEKTEP; translated from the exons ATGAAACGGGTCCGGGCCGAGCATATCCAGTACACTGTGGCTCAGTACCTGAAGAGGAGACAATATGTGGATACTGACGGCTCCCTGAAAGGAGCCAAACTCTTCCAGTCCACAGAAGAGCTGGCTGCTGGTCTGACTG TGCAGACAGAGTCGGGCTGTGCCAACATCGTCTCTGCTGCTCCTTGCCAGCCCGACCCGCAGCAGTATGAGGTCCAGTTCTCCAGGCTCCGCTGCTTTCTCTCAG AAACAGAAATCTCTTATGCCCAGGAGGTCAGCTGCCTCCTCTACCCGCTCTTCGTTTATCTCCACCTTGACATGGTGCACTGCGGCCTGAAGGGGGCAGTAGACAGCTTCTACGTCCGTTTTCACGACGCCTTTCTTCACGACGGGGAGCAGCGGTCGGTGGTGGAGCAGCTCCGCCACGTCGTCACGGCGCAGGACGTCGCCGCCAATCCCAAGCTGAGGTCTTTCCTGGAGCATAAGTACGTGGTTCACCTGACGGAGCCGGCTCACAGCTACCTGCTGCGCTACCTTCAGAGCGACGACAACAGCGCCATCTGCAGGACACTCAGCACACACCTGCAGGTGGAGGTCACTGCTTCCAGGCGAACTGAGTACCAGCTGTACGGAGCCGCCGCTGGCTCCATGGCGGCCGCCAACGCCGGCTCCTGGGCGGGCGTGGGCGGAGCTGAGGGCGGCGCCGAGGCGTTGGAGGTTCCTGCCGGGATCCCGCAGAACGAGGTGGCGCTTCTGGCGCTGCAGGACTGCATCAAGAAAGTCCGCGAAGGCCCTCCGTCGCTCACCACCATCTGCTTCTACGCCTTCCACCACACGGAGCAGATGCTGAACGCGGCGGAGGTTTCGCCGGACAGCCGGCTGCTGGCGGCCGGGTTCGACAACTCCGCCGTGAAGCTGTGGAGCCTCCGGGCCAGGAAGCTGAAGGCCAAACCACACCAGGCCGACGTGTCGTACATCCACCTGGCGTGCGACGTGCAAGAGGAGGAG GTGGACGAGGAGGACGGCTGCGGCAGCGAGGTGAAGATGCTGCGCGGCCACAGCGGTCCCGTCTATCGCACCGCCTTCCTGACCGACAGCTCCGGCCTGCTGTCCTGCTCTGAGGACTCAACCATCCGCTACTGGGACCTGGGCAGCTTCACCAACACGGTGCTGTACCAGGGCCACGGGTACCCGGTGTGGGACCTGGACGTCAGCCCCTGCAGCCTCTATTTCGCCAGCGGCTCCCACGACCGCACCGCCCGCCTCTGGACCTTCTCGCGCTCCTACCCGCTGCGGCTCTACGTCGGCCACCTGTCCGACGTCGACTGCGTCAAGTTCCACCCCAACTCCAACTACCTGGCCACCGGCTCCACGGACAAAACGGTGCGGCTGTGGAGCACCCAGCAGGGCCAGTCTGTGCGGCTCTTCACGGGCCACCGCGGCGCCGTGCTGGCGCTCGCCTTCTCGCCAAACGGGAAGTACCTGGCGTCGGCTGGCGAGGACCAGCGGGTGAAGCTGTGGGACCTGGCGGCGGGGACTCTGTTCAAAGAGCTGCGCGGCCACGCGGACAGCATCACCAGCCTGTCCTTCAGCCCGGACAGCAGCCTGGTGGCGTCCTCCTCCATAGACAACTCCGTCCGCGTCTGGGACATCCGCAGCGCACACGGCGGGGCGCCGGCTGCCGACGGCTCGTCCGGCGAGCTGGTGGGTCAGTACGTAGGAAACACCAGCAACGTCCTGAACGTCCAGTTCATGGCCTGCAACCTGCTGCTGGTCACAGGAACGGCGCTGGAGAAAACCGAGCCGTAG